One window of the Chitinophagales bacterium genome contains the following:
- a CDS encoding DUF4340 domain-containing protein encodes MLKKLSNLQLLLVLILLMLIIGGIKWYDHEKGERNFRKELVSIDSSRISALYIYPQFSEEKEVVLYNDKKDQRWEVKINENFGAPADRKKLSELMLNLHRLKPERVVANSEKFWPQYKVDSSGTKLLVVYENEKRAIELIIGRPEFRNQQDIHSYVRVSGEKNIYEIPSKLAITAKQEKDHYRSKELISIPKEDWKRLTYKLPAFGDYILEKRENTWNIDNVKIDSSRAEQLLGKMADTRPIAFYDEKQIDDLSNKPDFQLIIESKSGNTDTLKGFVLNDKELLTSSANPVNVIDAGTGKLFENIFIGKGSWQHNRGK; translated from the coding sequence ATGTTGAAAAAATTATCCAATCTACAATTGCTTTTGGTACTGATACTATTGATGCTGATCATAGGAGGAATTAAATGGTACGATCACGAAAAGGGAGAGCGCAATTTCAGAAAAGAACTGGTAAGTATAGACAGCAGCCGAATTTCAGCACTTTATATTTATCCTCAGTTTTCTGAGGAAAAAGAAGTGGTGCTTTACAACGACAAAAAGGATCAGCGATGGGAAGTGAAAATCAATGAAAACTTTGGTGCTCCGGCAGATAGAAAAAAGCTGTCTGAATTGATGCTCAATTTGCATCGACTAAAACCAGAAAGGGTTGTAGCCAATTCTGAGAAATTCTGGCCGCAGTATAAAGTGGATTCATCAGGTACAAAATTGTTGGTTGTTTATGAAAATGAAAAGCGGGCAATAGAGCTGATAATTGGTCGGCCGGAGTTTAGAAATCAACAGGACATACATTCCTATGTGCGTGTTTCTGGTGAAAAAAACATTTATGAAATCCCTTCAAAACTTGCCATTACAGCCAAGCAGGAAAAAGACCATTACCGCAGCAAAGAATTGATTTCCATTCCAAAAGAGGATTGGAAGCGTTTAACATACAAATTGCCGGCTTTTGGAGATTATATTCTTGAAAAGCGTGAGAACACCTGGAATATAGATAATGTGAAAATTGATAGTAGCCGGGCAGAACAACTGCTTGGTAAAATGGCAGATACCCGACCAATTGCTTTTTATGATGAGAAACAGATCGATGATTTAAGTAATAAACCTGATTTTCAGTTGATTATTGAAAGCAAAAGTGGCAATACAGATACATTAAAGGGATTTGTTCTTAATGACAAAGAATTACTCACAAGTTCGGCCAATCCAGTGAATGTTATAGATGCCGGAACGGGAAAGCTTTTTGAAAATATTTTTATAGGAAAAGGAAGCTGGCAGCATAATAGGGGAAAGTAG